The following are encoded in a window of Citrobacter freundii genomic DNA:
- a CDS encoding DNA utilization protein HofM: protein MAFNIWQIGLHIQQHEVLAVAVVRDASGWFLQRWWRLPLANQTIVDGHIRAPEQLSKVLLPWSRELPRRHHIHLSFPAHRTLQKKIPRPVMTLREPEQTAWLSGSMARELDMDPDALQFDYSEDTLSPAFNVTAAQSKEVSTLLTLMQTLKVQITAITPDASALQRFIPYLSVHQQCLAWRDDAQWLWATRYAWGRKPVGDSHAIDDLAVTLSLSPEEIALCGPGRFDPLSVVSVRQPPIPPESHIFTIALGLAMGGTD from the coding sequence ATGGCTTTCAATATCTGGCAAATTGGTCTGCATATTCAGCAACATGAAGTGCTGGCTGTGGCCGTCGTTCGCGACGCCTCCGGTTGGTTTCTACAGCGCTGGTGGCGGTTGCCGCTGGCGAACCAGACGATTGTCGACGGGCACATTCGCGCACCTGAACAGCTCAGCAAGGTGTTATTGCCGTGGAGTCGTGAACTCCCTCGCAGACACCACATTCATCTGTCCTTTCCCGCCCACAGGACGTTACAAAAAAAGATCCCCCGCCCAGTCATGACGCTGCGTGAGCCAGAACAAACGGCATGGTTGTCTGGGTCGATGGCGCGTGAGCTGGATATGGACCCAGATGCGCTGCAATTCGATTATAGCGAAGACACCTTAAGTCCGGCCTTTAACGTGACCGCCGCGCAAAGCAAAGAGGTGTCGACCCTCCTGACGCTGATGCAAACGCTGAAAGTACAGATAACCGCCATTACGCCGGATGCCAGCGCGTTACAGCGCTTTATACCGTACTTATCGGTGCATCAGCAGTGTCTGGCCTGGCGCGATGACGCGCAGTGGTTGTGGGCGACTCGTTATGCATGGGGGCGTAAACCGGTGGGCGACAGTCACGCTATCGACGATCTTGCTGTAACATTATCGCTTTCCCCGGAAGAGATTGCGTTGTGCGGGCCAGGCCGTTTTGACCCCTTAAGCGTGGTGTCTGTTCGTCAGCCGCCCATTCCGCCTGAAAGTCATATCTTTACTATTGCGCTTGGGCTGGCAATGGGGGGAACAGACTGA
- a CDS encoding PilN domain-containing protein yields the protein MIATINLLPWRQSQRRACLRFWAVLFSGSLLLIVGCALSYYAVVIEDNRAKTVKIAAEKMRGETLVAQKPHLLLRQQQWQQRQLRKTQRDQTRSWQPMLEGLANLLPEQVWLTTLTWQHEVLELSGMAQNFSALNTLETQLRKQSFFRLGDPGETQKDALGRWQFHYRLTRSVMHERTL from the coding sequence ATGATAGCGACCATCAACCTTCTCCCCTGGCGTCAGTCACAGCGGCGCGCCTGCCTGCGGTTTTGGGCTGTTTTATTTAGCGGATCGCTGCTGTTGATCGTTGGCTGTGCACTGAGCTATTACGCTGTCGTCATCGAAGACAACCGGGCAAAAACGGTGAAGATAGCTGCTGAGAAAATGCGGGGCGAGACGCTTGTGGCCCAAAAACCGCATTTACTCCTGCGCCAGCAACAATGGCAACAGCGACAGCTGCGTAAAACGCAGCGAGATCAGACGCGAAGCTGGCAACCGATGCTCGAAGGACTGGCAAATTTACTGCCCGAACAGGTGTGGCTGACAACCCTGACCTGGCAACATGAAGTGCTGGAACTGAGCGGAATGGCGCAGAACTTTAGCGCCCTCAATACGCTGGAAACGCAATTACGCAAACAGTCCTTTTTTCGCTTAGGCGACCCCGGCGAAACTCAGAAGGATGCGTTGGGACGTTGGCAATTTCACTATCGTCTGACGCGGAGCGTAATGCATGAACGTACTCTGTGA
- a CDS encoding HofP DNA utilization family protein, with protein sequence MTVKRGLLVGISLLILTGMRDPFLPPEDRCHTTELSTWRYQGAVSRGGRLIGLVQDGKNTWRRIELHEALKGGWTVSHISAQSITIEMGKDCEPSRWQWQRQGEGHEAMDSRGADDRHPQRAGGKSAKRDAGGG encoded by the coding sequence ATGACGGTTAAGCGTGGACTGTTGGTAGGGATTAGCCTGCTGATACTGACCGGGATGCGCGATCCTTTCCTGCCGCCGGAGGATCGTTGCCATACCACTGAGCTGTCGACGTGGCGTTATCAAGGTGCGGTAAGCCGGGGAGGGCGCCTGATTGGCCTGGTTCAGGATGGTAAAAATACATGGCGGCGGATCGAACTGCATGAGGCGCTGAAGGGGGGATGGACGGTTTCTCATATCTCGGCACAAAGCATAACTATTGAGATGGGTAAAGACTGTGAGCCGTCACGCTGGCAGTGGCAACGACAAGGAGAAGGGCATGAAGCGATGGATAGCCGTGGTGCTGATGATCGTCATCCCCAGCGTGCTGGCGGGAAAAGCGCCAAACGTGACGCTGGTGGTGGATGA
- the hofQ gene encoding DNA uptake porin HofQ: MKRWIAVVLMIVIPSVLAGKAPNVTLVVDDVPVVQVLQAMAEQEGKNLVISPDVSGVMSLHLTDVPWKQAFQTVVKSAGLVLRQEGSILHVHSVGWQNENVARLESEQARRQASLPLEHRSIVLQYADAADLAKAGEKLLSAKGSMTVDKRTNRLLLRDNKPALMALETWVSQMDLPVEQVELAAHIVTINEKSLHELGVKWSLADATQAGTVGNVTTMTSDLSVSAATSRVGFNIGRINGRLLELELSALEQKQQLDIIASPRLLASHLQPASIKQGSEIPYQVSSGESGATSVEFKEAVLGMEVTPTVLQKGRIRLKLHISQNVPGQVLQQADGEVLAIDKQEIETQVEVKSGETIALGGIFSHKNKSAADSVPLLGDIPWLGYLFRHDGKEDERRELVVFITPRLVSSD, from the coding sequence ATGAAGCGATGGATAGCCGTGGTGCTGATGATCGTCATCCCCAGCGTGCTGGCGGGAAAAGCGCCAAACGTGACGCTGGTGGTGGATGATGTTCCCGTGGTTCAGGTATTGCAGGCGATGGCTGAGCAGGAAGGAAAAAATCTGGTGATTTCGCCCGATGTCAGCGGCGTGATGTCGTTGCATCTGACGGATGTCCCGTGGAAGCAGGCATTCCAGACGGTGGTGAAAAGCGCCGGACTGGTGTTGCGCCAGGAGGGGAGCATCCTGCATGTGCATTCGGTAGGCTGGCAGAATGAAAATGTGGCACGCCTGGAGAGCGAGCAGGCGCGGCGGCAGGCCAGTCTCCCGCTGGAACATCGCAGCATTGTTTTGCAGTACGCTGACGCCGCCGATCTGGCAAAAGCGGGTGAGAAACTGCTGAGCGCCAAAGGCAGTATGACGGTAGATAAACGCACGAATCGACTGCTGCTTCGCGATAACAAACCTGCGCTGATGGCGCTGGAAACGTGGGTGTCGCAGATGGACTTGCCGGTTGAACAGGTCGAACTGGCGGCACACATTGTGACGATTAACGAAAAAAGCCTACACGAGTTGGGCGTGAAATGGTCGCTGGCCGACGCCACGCAAGCGGGGACGGTGGGCAACGTCACTACAATGACCAGCGATCTCTCTGTGTCCGCAGCGACGTCGCGTGTGGGGTTTAACATTGGTCGTATCAATGGTCGTCTACTGGAACTGGAGCTGTCTGCACTGGAGCAAAAACAGCAGCTTGATATCATCGCCAGCCCACGATTACTGGCTTCTCACCTGCAACCTGCCAGTATTAAGCAGGGCAGCGAGATCCCTTATCAGGTATCCAGCGGGGAAAGCGGAGCCACGTCCGTTGAGTTCAAAGAAGCCGTACTGGGAATGGAGGTGACGCCAACCGTGCTGCAAAAAGGGCGAATTAGACTAAAGTTGCATATCAGCCAGAATGTCCCCGGGCAGGTGTTACAGCAGGCGGATGGCGAAGTACTGGCTATCGATAAGCAGGAAATTGAAACGCAGGTCGAGGTAAAAAGCGGAGAGACAATCGCGCTGGGTGGGATTTTTTCGCATAAAAATAAATCTGCGGCGGACAGCGTGCCGTTGTTAGGCGATATCCCCTGGCTTGGATATTTATTTCGCCATGACGGTAAAGAGGATGAGCGGCGCGAGTTAGTGGTTTTTATCACGCCCAGACTGGTCTCGAGCGATTAA
- the aroK gene encoding shikimate kinase AroK, protein MAEKRNIFLVGPMGAGKSTIGRQLAQQLNMEFYDSDQEIEKRTGADVGWVFDVEGEDGFRDREEKVINELTEKQGIVLATGGGSVKSRETRNRLSARGVVVYLETTIEKQLARTQRDKKRPLLQVESPPREVLEALADERNPLYEEIADVTIRTDDQSAKVVANQIIHMLESN, encoded by the coding sequence ATGGCAGAGAAACGCAATATCTTTCTGGTTGGGCCTATGGGTGCCGGAAAAAGCACTATTGGGCGCCAGTTAGCTCAACAACTCAATATGGAATTTTACGATTCTGATCAAGAGATTGAGAAACGAACCGGAGCTGATGTGGGCTGGGTCTTCGATGTAGAAGGTGAAGACGGCTTCCGCGATCGCGAAGAAAAAGTCATCAACGAGTTGACGGAAAAACAGGGTATTGTGCTGGCAACTGGCGGTGGCTCTGTTAAATCACGTGAAACACGTAACCGTCTTTCCGCGCGTGGCGTCGTGGTCTATCTTGAAACGACAATTGAAAAACAACTTGCGCGAACTCAACGCGACAAGAAACGCCCACTGCTGCAGGTAGAATCACCGCCTCGCGAAGTTCTGGAAGCGTTGGCTGACGAACGCAATCCTCTGTATGAAGAGATTGCTGACGTGACCATTCGCACCGATGATCAGAGCGCTAAAGTCGTGGCAAACCAGATTATTCATATGTTGGAAAGCAACTGA